The following proteins come from a genomic window of Solidesulfovibrio sp.:
- a CDS encoding N-acyl homoserine lactonase family protein, whose amino-acid sequence MAFSITPMLVGVRNVDQGIMTYQRGYGRRIWLPMWSFLLRELAPEGRIVLVDTGLEDFVAPPEFFADTGLTALLMEDALAERGVSPEAVRAVVNTHLHDDHCGNNQLFPQAKFYVQRAEIEACRHPHPLDYRYDEASIEGLDLVALDGDAEVLPGLSVLFTPGHTPGAQTVLVDTPGGRAVITGMCSNRENYPGSGPAVCPGVHCDAFAAYDTAQRIIALRDQGAALYPLHALEVAKAVQP is encoded by the coding sequence ATGGCTTTTTCGATAACCCCCATGCTGGTGGGGGTGCGCAACGTCGATCAGGGCATCATGACCTACCAACGCGGCTACGGCAGACGCATCTGGCTGCCCATGTGGTCGTTTCTCCTGCGCGAACTGGCCCCCGAGGGCCGCATCGTCCTGGTGGATACGGGGCTCGAGGACTTCGTCGCCCCGCCGGAGTTTTTCGCCGACACGGGCCTGACCGCCCTGCTCATGGAAGACGCCCTGGCCGAGCGGGGCGTCTCCCCCGAAGCCGTCCGGGCCGTGGTCAACACCCACCTGCACGACGACCACTGCGGCAACAACCAGCTCTTCCCCCAGGCGAAATTTTACGTCCAGCGGGCCGAGATCGAGGCCTGCCGCCATCCGCATCCCCTGGATTACCGCTACGACGAAGCCTCCATCGAGGGCCTGGACCTGGTGGCGCTCGATGGGGACGCCGAGGTGCTGCCCGGGCTGTCGGTCCTTTTCACCCCCGGCCACACCCCCGGCGCCCAGACCGTGCTCGTGGACACGCCCGGCGGCCGGGCCGTCATCACGGGCATGTGCTCCAACCGGGAAAACTATCCGGGATCCGGGCCGGCCGTGTGCCCGGGCGTGCACTGCGACGCCTTCGCCGCCTACGACACGGCCCAGCGCATCATCGCCCTGCGCGACCAGGGGGCGGCGCTGTATCCCCTGCATGCCCTGGAGGTGGCCAAGGCCGTCCAGCCCTAG
- a CDS encoding chemotaxis protein CheW, producing MDTNGHERQESGLLQLVTFAIGEEEFGIDILKVQEIIRIMDITKVPSSPAHVEGVINLRGKVIPVIDLRCRFNMESRVHDRQTRIIVIDLHGAIVGFVVDAVSEVLRLQSDTVEPPPPVVAGIDSEYIRGVGKLENRLLILLDLEKLLPAEELRR from the coding sequence ATGGATACCAACGGGCATGAACGACAGGAATCCGGGCTCCTCCAACTGGTCACCTTCGCCATCGGCGAGGAGGAATTCGGCATCGATATCCTCAAGGTGCAGGAAATCATCCGCATCATGGACATCACCAAGGTGCCGAGTTCCCCCGCCCATGTGGAGGGCGTCATCAACCTGCGGGGGAAGGTGATTCCGGTCATCGACCTGCGCTGCCGCTTCAACATGGAATCCCGCGTCCACGACCGGCAGACGCGCATCATCGTCATCGACCTGCACGGCGCCATCGTCGGCTTCGTGGTGGACGCGGTCTCGGAGGTCCTGCGGCTGCAATCGGACACGGTGGAGCCGCCGCCCCCGGTGGTGGCCGGCATCGATTCCGAATACATCCGCGGCGTCGGCAAACTCGAAAACCGCCTGCTGATCCTGCTCGACCTGGAAAAGCTCCTGCCGGCGGAAGAATTGCGGCGATAG
- a CDS encoding serine hydrolase domain-containing protein yields the protein MPGLNRLSRRIGWSLALALPVLLLFPVVASLAGTLEERLDAVVSRAVAENRLVGGVVVVARDGRVAYRKAFGLADREAGRPARPDTVFRLASMTKPLVSAVALILADQGRLALDDPVAKWLPFFRPRLADGTPADMTIRQLLTHTAGLSYGFLEPADGPLARAGVSDGLDRPGISLAENLRRLATVPLSFPPGSAWGYSLAIDVLGAVVATAGGGELPEVVARVLTGPLGMADTAFVAVPGGRLSVPYAAGKGGPHRMADPEVLANAASGVRFSPSRATDPAAYPSGGGGMVGTADDYLRFVEAVRLSGGGLLAPETARAMTANQIGDIRPDLAGPGRGFGFGFGASVLLDPQAAGHPGNVGLWSWSGVYGSHFFMDRQAGLSVVVLTNTTPDGMSGRFPHDIAEAVYAAGETP from the coding sequence ATGCCTGGCCTGAATCGTTTGTCTCGCCGTATCGGGTGGTCATTGGCCCTTGCGTTGCCGGTCTTGTTGCTGTTCCCCGTCGTGGCGAGCCTCGCCGGCACCCTGGAGGAACGGCTCGACGCCGTGGTGTCGCGGGCCGTGGCCGAGAACCGCCTCGTCGGGGGCGTGGTCGTGGTGGCCCGGGACGGCCGGGTGGCCTACCGCAAGGCTTTCGGACTGGCCGACCGGGAAGCGGGCCGGCCGGCGCGGCCGGACACGGTCTTCCGCCTGGCCTCCATGACCAAGCCGCTGGTCAGCGCCGTGGCCCTGATCCTGGCCGACCAGGGCAGGCTCGCCCTGGACGACCCGGTGGCCAAATGGCTGCCCTTTTTTCGCCCGCGCCTGGCCGACGGCACACCGGCGGACATGACCATCCGACAACTGCTGACCCACACCGCCGGGCTTTCCTACGGCTTCCTCGAACCGGCGGACGGGCCGCTGGCCCGGGCCGGGGTCTCGGACGGGCTGGACCGGCCGGGCATAAGCCTGGCCGAGAACCTGCGCCGGCTGGCCACGGTGCCGCTGTCCTTCCCGCCCGGCTCGGCCTGGGGCTATTCCCTGGCCATCGACGTCCTGGGCGCGGTGGTGGCCACCGCCGGCGGGGGCGAACTGCCCGAGGTGGTGGCGCGCGTGCTGACCGGACCCCTCGGCATGGCCGACACGGCCTTCGTCGCCGTGCCCGGGGGCCGGCTGTCCGTGCCTTACGCGGCCGGGAAGGGTGGGCCGCACCGCATGGCCGATCCCGAGGTCCTGGCCAATGCGGCTTCGGGCGTGCGGTTTTCGCCGTCGCGGGCCACGGATCCGGCGGCCTACCCTTCGGGCGGCGGGGGGATGGTCGGCACGGCCGACGATTACCTGCGGTTTGTCGAGGCCGTGCGCCTTTCCGGCGGGGGGCTGCTCGCCCCGGAAACCGCCCGGGCCATGACGGCCAACCAGATCGGCGACATCAGGCCGGACCTGGCCGGTCCGGGGCGCGGCTTCGGCTTCGGCTTCGGCGCCTCGGTGCTGCTCGATCCGCAGGCGGCCGGCCACCCGGGAAACGTCGGGCTGTGGAGCTGGAGCGGCGTCTACGGCAGCCATTTTTTCATGGACCGGCAAGCCGGGCTGTCGGTGGTGGTGCTGACCAACACCACGCCGGACGGCATGAGCGGCCGGTTTCCCCACGACATCGCCGAGGCGGTCTATGCGGCGGGGGAAACGCCCTGA
- a CDS encoding choloylglycine hydrolase family protein has product MRKSAFVLLFVSSLLALAWSKAPACTSVRIKTADNLVFYARTMEGEWTLRTVLGIVPRGTAYRGTLPDGSAKGVAWKNKYAFVGMFDFGMPLASDGMNEKGLVVGQLFLPGYAGYEPFEASRAGKTLAQYEFGTWLLSTFGSVAEVRKGYRQVRVCQGPSDTAGPLPLHYVIHDPTGDCVVIEFTPGKVTLYENPLGVMTNSPTFDWMLTNLDNYINLSVDNVPRKTLKGVTLKQFGEGSGLYGLPGDYSPPSRFVRMVALSQAALPAKGADAGLNQAITILDDVDIPLGAVRGFEGKEARFDKTIWSVVADTARLRYYYRSMDNKNWRYVDLAKAFAGARGIQSIPVFIPVDYPDTTAQATPMQN; this is encoded by the coding sequence ATGCGCAAAAGCGCCTTTGTCCTGCTTTTCGTGTCGAGCCTGCTTGCCTTGGCCTGGTCGAAGGCCCCGGCCTGCACCAGTGTGCGCATCAAGACCGCCGACAACCTGGTCTTCTACGCCCGGACCATGGAGGGCGAATGGACCCTGCGCACGGTGCTCGGCATCGTGCCCCGGGGCACGGCCTACCGGGGCACCCTGCCCGACGGTTCCGCCAAGGGCGTGGCCTGGAAAAACAAATACGCCTTTGTCGGCATGTTCGATTTCGGCATGCCCCTGGCTTCGGACGGCATGAACGAAAAGGGCCTGGTGGTGGGGCAGCTCTTCCTGCCGGGCTACGCCGGCTACGAACCGTTCGAAGCCTCCAGGGCCGGCAAGACCCTGGCCCAGTACGAATTCGGCACCTGGCTGCTGTCCACGTTCGGGAGCGTGGCCGAGGTGCGCAAGGGCTACCGCCAGGTGCGCGTCTGCCAGGGGCCGTCCGACACGGCCGGGCCGCTGCCCCTGCACTACGTGATCCACGACCCCACGGGCGACTGCGTGGTCATCGAGTTCACGCCCGGAAAAGTGACGCTCTACGAAAACCCGCTGGGCGTGATGACCAATTCCCCCACCTTCGACTGGATGCTCACCAACCTCGACAACTACATCAACCTTTCCGTGGACAACGTGCCCCGCAAGACCCTCAAGGGCGTGACCCTCAAGCAGTTCGGCGAGGGCTCGGGCCTCTACGGCCTGCCGGGCGACTACAGCCCGCCCAGCCGCTTCGTGCGCATGGTGGCCCTCAGCCAAGCCGCCCTGCCGGCCAAGGGCGCCGACGCGGGGCTCAACCAGGCCATCACCATCCTGGACGACGTGGACATCCCCCTCGGCGCGGTGCGGGGCTTCGAGGGCAAGGAGGCGCGTTTCGACAAGACCATCTGGTCCGTGGTGGCCGACACCGCGCGGCTGCGCTACTATTACCGCAGCATGGACAACAAGAACTGGCGCTACGTGGACCTGGCCAAGGCCTTTGCCGGGGCCAGGGGCATCCAGAGCATTCCGGTGTTCATCCCCGTGGACTATCCCGACACCACGGCGCAAGCCACGCCCATGCAAAACTGA